Genomic DNA from Perca flavescens isolate YP-PL-M2 chromosome 14, PFLA_1.0, whole genome shotgun sequence:
TTCATTGCCCCACCTAAACCATACACTAACCATAATTTATTTGCCATAGCCATGATCTTTCCATAACCTTAACAACACTGTCGTTTTGTGTAATTGTTTTGAATACATTGTAAGCCAGGTTTAATGCTCAAACTCACTAATGCTTTTGTGGCTGAATGGTGtcaaatccctgcagccaggtCTCAAAATCTTCATGAAAGAATGGAGACTGTTATAGCATAAGGTGTATCATTAGACAGTCCCAGAATGtgatacatttttctttcaaaatgatTTGTGTGTCTCCGCTTCATCATCACACCACAGGAGGTCCTAAAGAACGTAGGAAGATAATAAAAAAGATTGAGGGGACTGAAACATCAGCAAATGTTTCCTGTCTAATAGAAAACCCAAGTCTCCACTAGAAAGCAGTACGTCTCAGGCAAGCAGAATTCTGCGAGGTTCTGACACGGAGTCTTGTGTGGTGGAGCCAACCAGCCTGCTTCTGCATCCTAATCTGGGAGAGATAAACTCAGTCCAgagggctatttcacaaaacctaGATTGCGGATTAAGACGGGATGTTGCTGGATTTAGCTATGACTCGTTTTCATTAAAAGCAGTGGCACATAAGTTACcttggagatttattctgtgcagctagcctgctccagaccaggctaacagccaggcttgATTTATCTTGGTCTATCTTACAGTTGTTGGCAGAAAGGGCTGATAAAGTCGCAAAGGAGTTTTCAATGAAGTCAGCGATAAGGGCAACATAAGAAGTTCTATGTACACGTTTGCTTCACTTCCTCGTAAGCTTAGTAGCTGTTGCTCACTGGGTGTAAAGtactcttgcctgtttacggcttatggtcagctctgtgcgttgcttgCAAGGttgcagacccgataagaaggagaaacacagctacttttaaacattatcaaagacttggatatcaacaggtttgtGGATGTGCGCACACATCGCTACAccaaccttttcaagaagctggttgaaggaatgaaagagggaagcTACTGTATGTTCGCACAGTCCCACAAGTCCGCCACtgctggtaaactttgaaaaaaatcctattttgcacggctgcatgtaaacgggaatgttagtggaatattcactttcattggccacgtaaacagcttagtcggaatatcgtctttatcggaataagggcaaaaaaacGTAAACGCAGTCATTGTCAGTTTACTTGAAAGAGGACTCAGTTCTCTTTCTGGTCCACTTCAGCTCTGAAATGTATACAGGTCAAAAGGCAAAAGGCCAAGTGAACCTCAAGTGTATTGTGTTCACGATGCACCGATGAAGAGAACTGCGTTGCTCCTGAGGAGGTCTGAGTACGGTTTGTTTCAGAGGAGTCTGAATCCCTTCGCAGcgttcacacatgcacaaaacaaTGCTGACTAATAGGTCCGAGGTCTTTTGGCAGGCCGAAACGGaccaagggccctattttaacgatctgaaacgcaagtatgaaacgcaaaaagcaagtagctttgtgggcggatcttggGCAAATCTAAAAtaggttggtctgaagtagctaggtatggtttgggcgtaacgtgcaataaaccaatcagagcgtcatctcacattccccttaagagcaggcgcgcttgttccatggcggattactattataacggcggatttgcctgctGCCCGCCAGCTGGAGCTGTCTGGGATGCggtaaagtaataaatgcccgtcttgaccgggtggcgatgttgctgctcctctcgggagcatctcctcaagtctggagaggattgctgcagccatggagcgtgggcctccaaacgcaccacctgcaccccTTCCCCCctactccatctccgtccacccgctccatcaggagcacatcacgcattactcccggaccagatcccgccgtagttcagttacattccctattttaccgacgtgcgtctgtggaggggaAAGTCCGCTGtgtgtcgggtgcaaaataggagtGATACATGCGTCTgcgtacaaaggcaattgcgctgagtgcaagatagggccccaagAGTGAAAACGGCCTTAAAGAAAGCCGTGATTCGagttacttaaaggtcccataataaggtgctctttggatgcttttatatagaccttagtggtcccctaatactgtatctgaagtctcttccccgaaattcagccttggtgcagaattacaaccactagagccagtcccacaatgagctttccttaggatgtaccatttctgtgtctgtagctattgaataggagagaggagggggggcaaggtgacctcataaggagaagattccagatcggccaatctgagctttcattttctcaaaggcagagcaggatacccagggctcggtttacacctatcgccatttctagcaactggggggccataggcaggctgggggaactcatattaatgttaaaaaaacctcataaagtgaaattttcatgccatgggaactttaaacctggctcgacctagtcgcgcCTCCTTAGCCTGGCTTGGCCAGGATGCATGGATTGAACTAGGTCAAGCCTGGCTTTATCTCTTGGATTTCTGAATTCTGCTTCTCTGAAATAGACCTCAGGTTTGAAATTTAGGGAAATTACCAACTCCCTCACCTCTCTGCAACTCCTCCAGCTACTAAACCCAGCAAGGGAGAACAGGAGAGCTTCATTAGGCCTATCCAGAAGTATAAAGTTAACTAACCTCATGTGGGTACAAATCAGCACtcttctttatctctctctctgctgctctctcccccttcacCCTCAAAGGAGCTCTCTCCGGTGACTCGCTGTTCCAGAGGATGCTTCCAAAATGGTGGCTCGGGGAGCGCCGCTTTTCCCAAGACTGCCGAGATGAGTTGCAGGGTTCTCCCTTGTGAGCGCAGTCGGGGGAAGAGGAGGACATATGCAGGAAgttgtgtgtgcgcttgtgtgttttttcccccccatctTTTATGTTCCTAGCTTTCTCTGATCTGATCCGACGTGAAAATCACAAATTGGCCCCTAGCCGCTGCCCCCTGTGTACATAACAGAACTCATTAAAGAGAGGAGGGTTATTAAAAAGTGATGGAGTGAGCGAGGAATCTGACAAGAAAAAGTAATTCTGTTTAATAAAAGAGACggaagaaggagaggaggacgAAGCTCCAGAAAGAAACTTGCTGTGGAAACAAGGCTAGGCAACGCGGGAGCTGTGGCGAGACGAGAGGCACTGCGTTTACTATTCACTTTTCACGGATGGCTTGCTCAAATATTCCAGAGTCTTCAGAGGCTTTGGACATGCTTAGATATCTATTTTCCAACAGATGATGACAGGGAATAGGACAACTTTTCCACTGGCTCCGTTTCTGTGCCCTACATATGGACTAAGGCTAAGCCAAGACAATACAATACGAAGGCAACAAACTCAGCGGGCAGCAGAGTAAACTCTATGTTGCCTCTTGAATCCCAACAATCAGCAAAAGCCCCCTTAAGGTCTAGGCTAAAAATACACCACGTGTTACTGTTCACTTAAGATAAAAGCATTTGTTAAATGACCGTATCATAACGTCTCCTCTGCTCAGGGCAGAGGTTTCGAGGCGGGAGTGCGCAAACAGCAGCAAGAGATCCCTGGTATTCCGCCTCATGGATGTTCATCTATAATTCATCCGATGTGACTGGGAAAACATGAAATGCGAGCAAAGTATCTCTTGGAGGATTGCGATGGAAATGAGGATAAGGAAAGAGAGGTGGATGGTAAAAAGTTAACGAGGTGCGAGGGCATGAAGAACGCCGGatggaaagacaaagagaggcGAGACGAACAGGCAGTTAGGtctggtgggggtggggggttgatGAGAGTTTCTTCCAAGTTGTTTGTTCTCCAGAGGCAACTGTGAATCCAGATGGACTGAGGCTGAGGGGGAACAGAATGCACATCAATATTTACTCGCCTCCCCTCACTTTTCACACCAAGGCAggggcaggggggggggggtgaagaAAGCTTGGCACGCACGTGGCCATGTGCACTTCACATATAGATCTGCTAATGAGCCGTAATGTCTAGTGCTGCATAGATGTCATTTACATTTGCAGATGTGTGAAAACAAGTCATCATCATAATGCAAATGTATCCTCCTGATAATGAGAGTAGGTGTGAGTATGCCACTTCATATCTGTGTAAAAACTGAGGATATGTaccttgagagagagagagagagagagagagagagaggatgagtcTGTTGGCCTTGCTGCTCTTCAACAAGTAACCAGCAATAACTGAAGAGATTATAAGCCGTGGCCTGCAGCATCCCACCTGTACCAGTATGTCTTCAACTTCCTCCTGAGGCCTCATTTATGATAACATTACAAAACACACTGAGAAGGTGCTGGACAGGTGTGTATACCACTCCCCAGGCAAATGTTACGTTTTAGAAAAACTAAGCTGGTAGGAGAATGTGTGCAGTACTACAGAAGCACTGAGTATGTTTACacgcacaccaatattccactattattctgaatatgacaatattctgaatttgatacGGGTCATGCAAACAACATATTCCAGTTGGATATTCTGAATAAGGCTgttttccgaatatagcattttccaatCAAGACGTGGGACattccggtattattcgggtttAAGATCGCAGTCAGCGTAGTCAAATCCTGGAACATTACATGGCTTTAAATTGGTTATTTGATTAAACACATTCATTTAGGGTCAGTATGCTTCAACAAGGCTGGATGGCACCCCACTTCAAaaatctgaactatccctttaaggcCATTATCTTCTGAgttgattttgtaatttaaaagtacaggcacattttcaaatgGGGGGACTGTGGTCCACTTTCCCAGGTTGGTAATCTAACTTTGATGTTAATCAACATTTTAGGCAGTGGCAAATGGTGACACAGATGGCTAGGTTTTAAAGTTGTAATGCCCTCTCTTTACCTACCTACCTGCTTCTGAACCTGTGAACTGTGTACTTTAGCGAGCTTTATGCATAAACCACATAAATGACCTGGTTTACCCTCAATGGCTTTAATTCTTCCCTGCCTCTGAAAAATCATGTTTAAGTCACTGCTCAGTGCACATATCTATAGACGGGTGTTAAcatgatttctttaaaaaaaattgtaatactCTCAAAAGGGGAAGCGTGTGCAGTCAACGCATTCTCATCCacggcagttgctagttgtttaagccgctacagagcttcgtGACGCGGGCTACAGACCTGCGGtgtatcagcggtagttggtggttcagttacacgaaaataggtgactttgagctggGTGCAAAGCACCGCGAGGAACCACTCGTTTCGGCGGACAATacggttaaatttagtccacaaaatatgagcGTTTTGACGCGAcgaaagttaagattaggcaccaaaatgactagttaagattaggaaaaagttTCTGTTTGGATTATAACACGCATTTTCTGGGTGTAAGGCTTTAGTTTTCCCCGGAAAGTGATCTGTGGTTTCTGGCTTGATAGTCCTATATGTTAACACCCCGACCTCCTCTCTTCGTGGCCAGCCGCGTTCTTATTCCATGGCCGTGGAATGCTTAGGAAtgacagtgcttaacttttcgtagctttttgaacAAATGGTTCATGCGAACAGGCTGATGCAGTAAAGCCAGAATAATGTTCAAATCATTTCATGTTAAGGTTAATGCATTCTGAACTTCCCACATTATTGTGGATTACTGTCGTTTTACTGGGAGTGTGGGTTTTGGAATGGCCTGCAACAATGtagttgtatgttttttttcttcttaaagaAGTCAGACAGTTTGCACGTTTGTGCATTTATAGTACAAAGTATAGTATCTTTGGCCGCCATTCATCCTAAGCTTTGCTCTCTTTCTATCCATTAGTCCTTTTTTGCATGTAACAGCACTTTGTTCCGAAAAAGTGCTACACAAACGCAGTGTGCAGCTGGTCCTCGTTTATGTACTTCGTTCCCCGGTAAACGCCTACAATAATAGTCACAGGAcggatttataaaaaaaaaagacagtgtgCTCTAGTAGAAATCCAGAAAGCCAGGGATCATGGCGAGGGAATCCaactttgtgatttttcagcAGTTTTTAACAGTGTAAAGGAAACAGCTGCTCACTCAGGCGTCCCCTAAACAGACATCGACAGAGGGACCCAGAGGAGGAGAAGTGGAAGCTTTGACCAGGGAATGAACCTGGTCGCAGGTGCTCAAGCGTTACACAGGCGGTCAGTGAGCCAGAGTAGGGCAATgggtaaataaatacaattagtGCAAATTTGCTGTGACAATTAGCAGCGGTTTCCCTCGGCTCGCCTTTCACTGCTTCCTCACAGAACCCTCTCATTGTCCTTCGTCTATTCATCTGCCTCACAGATGCTTGTGAATGCTGTTCATTCATCTTCAAAAATCTCGTCAGCTTCGTGACTTTCTATACAAGGTATAGATATGCAGTACAAAGCCAAGGTCAGGCTGTGTGACTGACAGAAGGGCGCTAAATAGAAATAAACAGGGACAGGGTGAGGTTGCCTTTGTGTCTCCTGTGGCTGTTTGTTTCATCGGGGCCGCCATGTCCATCTTTGTCTCATCTGCTCCAGTTCCTTTGGCTTTGAAGGGCATGTCTGCTTGCATGTCAGGAattagaagtgtgtgtgtgtgtgtgtgtgtcttgatgTCTTTGTCCTGGAGACAGAGGGCAGCGGAGTCATGCGGACTTCaactctgggtgtgtgtgtgtgtgtgtgtgtgtgtgtgtgtgtgtgcatgtgtgtgtgtgtgtgtgtgtgaagcggAGAGACTGTGAGAGAATAGAGGCACTCATCTGTAAAATGGAGTAAGAACTCTGCCAGCTTCTAGGAGCCTGTTTGCTGCAgcaccaagacacacacacacacacacacacacacacacacacacagctgtaatTTGTCATTTACCTGCGAACTGGGCCGTCAGCGCTGGGTTACTTTTAGCTTCCGGCTCGATGCTAATCCCTCCCTTTGAAGGCCAGCCAATCGAATCCCATGGTTGACACCGCCAAAGAGGACTACACTATTATGACCTTTATGGCGCACCGGCTAATCTTTCCCCaatgagagagagcgagagagaaactGGCAACGAGTTCAACAAGCTtacttgtcctttttttttttttttactgcagaaACACGCAAAGCCTTTGTAGAGGTGGCGCGTGCTCACATCCCTGGCAGCatttggcacatttacagacGTGGCGTCATTTAAGGTTTTTCACACCTAGTTGGTTTAAATCATTTATCTCAGTGATTCACCGTTTAACTTGGCTGCTCGGGCCTCGTGAGAACACAGGAATGGGACAGAGAACTTGTTGAGAGGGAGGCTCAGATTCAGCAGCCTGAAGCACttggcttaaaggaacacgcagacttattgggactttagcttattcaccgtaacccccagggttagacaagtcgatacatacccttctcatctccgtgcgtgctgtaatgctgtctgacggctccagcattagcttagcctagcacagatcctgcaggtaactggttccaactagcctattgctccgaataagtgacaaaataacgccaacatgttcctatttacatgttgtgatttatagagtcccagcgtgtacaaaaaagaacgtaaaatgagacacagccgtcttcgaaacgtaaacaaaccaggaactatattctcaggaaGTGGAAGCATTTTCAGAAAGTGGAAGTGCTgctacttgggcagagtgattaGCGCATCACCGAAGAGCACGGTTCCGTCAACAAAACCAATGTGAATAGCTATCTAGTAGCGAACGTGACTGGTGATCATGGCTGACTTTGAGGAATTATTTGAGGATTTTTACTTTGTATCAAACCAAGAACCAGAACCATATCTTTTTGAGCCAGAATACACGGACGAGGAGTTACAAATTGTGGAAGCTGATAGACAAAATGTTGAACAGACTGAGGTTGAGGGGagaatcagaacgaacacggaCTGGTGGTGTAAATGTGGAACATGCCAACCTATGCCGACAGAAACTGAGTGCCTTTGTTGTAGTGAGTGGGACCAGGTATTGCCATCGATGGCAAGGGTTGATAACAATGAAAACATTTGCGTCACTGCCACGGAGGATTTCTCTGCCCTAATACACCCGGCAGTTGTCGATTTTTTTTCCCGTTGTGACAAGATCAACTGGAAGAAACGCCCCATACTGAGTGAACCTAATGGACAGCTGTCAACCACGTAAGTGATTTTATAATAATTATGATGCATAGTTCAATGCAATTGTAGTATAGCCACGCCATACAGTTGGTCTATACacttaaatatgaaatatgcacacatgcCAACTGGCATAGCATCCTTGAAATTGCCTTTCATGATCACCTGTTTACCTGTAGCCTAGCTAGTCAAACAAACCTTTCTGTGCTCTTAGTCAATACAGGTTGGTGTCCTACCGCATAGTTTTGGAGTGGGCCCTGAAAGGAGAAACTTTGGGTAGAAGCAACCGTAAACCACTGCCATCATGTGTGGTTGGTTGCATTCGAAGCAAATATCCCTCACAGACTGGTGTCTATGTGGGATTTCAAGAAGTGGAGGAGGCAATGGAAATGTTGTAACTGTAAGTGCCAACACCAatcatacataaaataattatgCTTTCCAACATGTCTTTATCATATACAATTGACACAATTCATAAACTGGTGATATTCAAATCTATTTCAAGAATACAAATTGCATATTTTGTTGCGTTTTTATTACTGTACATGTAGCATAGACTATATCTGTGAATAAAGATATGTGACTGACAACATAACATAAAAGAGCAAGCTACGAATATCAGAGTAGTACTTGTCAGGGAATTATGATTGTTTTGTCCTTGACTACATTACTCTGTATACACTTTTCATATTCTAGTCAGACTGTCTGATACTTTAACACTGGTCTGTAAAACTACACTGccttacatttttttctctgccCACACAGGTTCCATCCTTTGACCTCTTACAAGACAGCACAGCTTTATTTCATCATGAAAATATGTGAAACCATCATCTGCTTTATACTTActgtaatattttctagttcAAATACATGAACTTTTCCTTTTAGTAGACAACATATGGTGTGTAGTCAGTATGACATTGAACACCTTTTACTGTACAAATTGTATGCCTACACAAGGCAGATTAGCACAGGAGAGATAAGACGACAAGAGAAATCAAAAATTAAGAAATagctatttattttaaaattgctggacaacaataacaaaaacaataataataacaaaaaaggcACTTTATGTGGCAGTGGTGACATAATGAAAAACAGGCCTATGGGATGCTATGTGGGTGGGGTGGgtgaccatttatttatttataaccataaccattatGAGTCTGGACCTGTGAACCTTGAAGTGTGTGCGGAAATGACATCCTCCTTCCTGGGTTTTGAAACTCTGGCAATGTTAGCAGCCAAACGGGGAACTTTGGAATGGGATTCGGGGTCCTGGTATTTCACCGATGGATCCAGCCTTCTCTGAATGACTGCATCCATCAGGTCGTTCCTGAAAGTCTGCGTTGTTTCCTGGTAGACAGGCCTGGCAATCCATTGTTtggattgtttttgaaaaacCACATTGTGTCTTTGTAGGCCTGAAATAAAAACCAGCGTGACTGAGGAGTTTGGTTTGTTATGATTCTGAACTGAAGGCTATATTATGTCATGCCAGTTATACCAGCAAAAGTATTATGTTGTAAAAGATAAATATGGGAAATTATATATTTAGCTGATAAATTACATACAGATAATTACTGACGTGTATCGCTGAAAGGTCTGAAGTATCAGGAGGTTATGGTATTAatataacatatttttattacTTACCAGACGCTGTTTTTGCCTGTTGTCGTTGTGTGTTGTGGTTTTCATTATGATCCATGACTGCCAACATTGTTCGCGCTTGCATGGATGCATATTCAAAGTGCAATCTTTTGGGACAGTATTTGAGAAGGGCATTATGGAAGACCTCAAGTTGTCCtagtaaaacagaaataaagatGGTACAAATGAGAAAATACTCTGGAACACAGATTACAAGTTGTGTGCATGATCTTTTGAAGATAGGCTAATGTTCATCATTGTCTGTGGTGCAATATTACCACCTAATACATTGTAAACCAGTTTCACAGATTTAGTTCCCACACAAACTACAATGTATGGAGCCAATTCACAAACTGTGAAGTGTTTGATAAACATACCAGTGTGTTTGAACAGTGCCATTTGTTCCAGGTCTTTCAGTAGGCGTGTATTCATGACCACTTCATAAAGGACCTTGTAGGCAGGGGAATCTTCGGCCAACCACTTCTTTATTTGCTCATCCGCTGGCAGCTCAGTGTGGTAGCATTTGTGTTCCATGCCATCTTCTTCCCAGCGATGGACCCCACAGATATGATGTAGAATTGACTTCCATCGTCTCAGCAATTCCTGACAATAACATTAGAGCACAAGCAGAAATATTTTCAGCAAACAGGACCCAAACATACCCTAAAAAATTAAATTGATGTTGGAAGGTGATGTGTGCGAGTCAGCAGTGACATTCCACTGTGCAATTTTACCTGCTTACAATATGCACATGAGAAATAAATTAGACCTTGCCTttgcaatatgtgtgtgtat
This window encodes:
- the LOC114568658 gene encoding uncharacterized protein LOC114568658, which produces MEIKRRPDYQSLRLELLRRWKSILHHICGVHRWEEDGMEHKCYHTELPADEQIKKWLAEDSPAYKVLYEVVMNTRLLKDLEQMALFKHTGQLEVFHNALLKYCPKRLHFEYASMQARTMLAVMDHNENHNTQRQQAKTASGLQRHNVVFQKQSKQWIARPVYQETTQTFRNDLMDAVIQRRLDPSVKYQDPESHSKVPRLAANIARVSKPRKEDVISAHTSRFTGPDS